One Aerococcus urinaeequi DNA segment encodes these proteins:
- a CDS encoding HD domain-containing protein: MEMVIRLKKIQEFARERMAFDPTGHDYWHADRVAKLAKALYIADYGESNTEALIIIEAAAYLHDTIDDKLVSDIIFSQMEVEQLLDALHFSPASRENILYTIQHMSYSKNLTTQYELSVEGQYVQDADRIDALGAMGIARTFAYGGHANNEIYNPTIPVIDVKNKDDYRNHPSTAINHFHEKLLKLEHSMNTEAGKEIAHERTLFMRQFLDQFMAEWQGNI; encoded by the coding sequence ATGGAAATGGTAATACGACTTAAAAAAATTCAAGAATTTGCAAGAGAACGCATGGCTTTTGACCCCACTGGTCATGATTACTGGCATGCAGACCGAGTTGCTAAACTCGCTAAAGCCCTGTATATAGCAGATTATGGTGAAAGTAATACTGAGGCTTTGATTATCATTGAAGCCGCTGCATATTTACACGATACAATTGATGACAAGCTAGTTTCAGATATTATTTTTAGCCAAATGGAAGTTGAACAACTTTTAGATGCGTTACATTTTTCGCCAGCTAGTCGAGAAAATATTCTTTATACTATTCAACATATGTCCTACTCAAAAAACTTAACTACCCAGTATGAGTTGTCGGTAGAAGGCCAGTACGTTCAGGATGCAGACCGAATTGATGCTCTTGGTGCAATGGGGATTGCCCGCACATTCGCTTACGGCGGTCACGCTAATAATGAAATTTATAATCCAACAATCCCTGTGATTGATGTGAAAAATAAGGATGATTACCGCAACCATCCTTCAACTGCAATTAACCATTTTCATGAAAAACTACTTAAACTAGAACATTCTATGAATACAGAAGCTGGCAAAGAGATTGCGCATGAGCGGACACTTTTTATGCGACAATTTCTTGACCAATTTATGGCTGAGTGGCAAGGAAATATTTAA
- a CDS encoding copper-translocating P-type ATPase: MMDKENKTKHHHDMHHDYDHEHMNHGEHNHDHHNHSGHGDHGHGGHGAHMMADFKQRFWVVLVLSIPLAIIAPMLMHLFGYHIDFPGQGLLEFGLATVVFFYGGKPFLSHAWDELKSGVPGMMMLISLAIVAAYVYSVLTTFFISGMNYYFELASLILIMLAGHYIEMKAQMSAGNAVESLAKLLPSDAEVIHEDGSTSEVKVDQLKKGDRIFIRPGAKIPIDATVYEGHSEVDESMLTGESVPVLKEADAKIVGGAINGDGILKATVTKTGTDTYLAQIINLVTDAQAQKSKAQSIADVWAKYLFYIALVAGIIAFVAWTGVDGYLMGLQFMVATFVIACPHALGLAVPLVNAESTSLAAESGLFIQNRIAFEDAHKIDKIVFDKTGTLTQGEFGVDEITVMDDKFNETSLLQIVYAIESQSEHPIARGIVKEAESRKLEKLQVADYHNLTGKGLEGTVDGKNIQILSPKATRQAGYTFDEEAFKASASKGRTVVFVIYDQVLVGAIAVSDIVREEAKAVVADLQSKGIQVLMLTGDNQQVADSVGQALHLDDVFAEVLSDEKADKIKSLQADGGRVAMVGDGVNDAPALAQADLGIAIGAGTDVARETGDIILVDSNIHDVLNILNLSKATKQKINQNLMWGAGYNVVAIPLAAGVLAGLGIVLGPALSAIIMSLSTVVCAVNARMLRRAYKKLQAN, translated from the coding sequence ATGATGGATAAAGAAAATAAAACAAAACATCATCATGATATGCACCATGATTACGACCACGAACATATGAATCACGGCGAGCATAACCATGACCACCACAATCATAGTGGCCACGGTGATCATGGACATGGCGGACACGGCGCTCATATGATGGCTGATTTTAAGCAACGTTTTTGGGTAGTTTTGGTATTATCTATCCCATTAGCGATTATTGCACCTATGCTGATGCACTTGTTTGGTTACCATATTGATTTTCCGGGCCAAGGGCTTTTAGAGTTTGGTCTTGCTACTGTTGTATTCTTTTACGGAGGTAAACCCTTCTTAAGTCATGCTTGGGATGAATTGAAATCAGGGGTTCCGGGTATGATGATGCTGATTTCTCTAGCGATTGTCGCAGCTTATGTCTATTCGGTTTTAACCACCTTCTTCATTAGTGGAATGAACTATTATTTTGAACTTGCTAGCTTGATATTGATTATGTTGGCGGGACATTACATTGAGATGAAGGCACAAATGTCAGCGGGTAATGCCGTTGAATCGCTAGCCAAACTCTTACCATCAGATGCTGAAGTGATTCATGAAGACGGATCAACAAGTGAAGTAAAAGTCGACCAATTGAAGAAGGGCGACCGTATCTTCATCCGGCCAGGTGCGAAGATTCCTATCGACGCTACAGTTTATGAAGGGCATTCTGAAGTAGATGAATCAATGTTGACTGGTGAATCTGTCCCCGTATTAAAAGAAGCGGACGCGAAGATTGTTGGGGGTGCTATTAATGGGGATGGTATTCTAAAAGCTACTGTAACGAAAACGGGTACGGATACTTATTTAGCGCAAATTATTAACTTAGTTACTGACGCGCAAGCACAAAAATCTAAGGCACAATCAATTGCTGATGTTTGGGCTAAATATCTATTTTATATCGCTTTAGTTGCAGGGATTATCGCCTTTGTTGCGTGGACGGGTGTCGATGGCTATTTAATGGGCTTACAGTTTATGGTAGCAACCTTTGTTATTGCCTGTCCGCATGCACTTGGGCTGGCAGTTCCCTTGGTAAATGCTGAATCTACGTCCTTAGCTGCTGAATCTGGTTTATTTATTCAAAACCGTATCGCTTTTGAAGATGCTCATAAGATTGATAAGATTGTTTTTGATAAAACAGGTACTCTTACTCAAGGTGAATTTGGGGTAGATGAGATTACTGTGATGGATGACAAGTTTAATGAAACGTCTCTTTTACAAATTGTCTACGCGATTGAAAGTCAATCTGAGCATCCAATTGCTCGAGGTATAGTGAAAGAAGCTGAAAGTAGAAAGCTTGAAAAATTACAGGTTGCTGATTACCACAATTTAACCGGTAAAGGACTTGAAGGGACTGTAGATGGGAAAAACATTCAAATCCTCAGTCCGAAAGCTACTAGACAAGCAGGTTATACATTTGATGAAGAAGCTTTTAAGGCTTCTGCTTCTAAAGGTAGAACCGTTGTCTTTGTCATCTATGACCAGGTGCTAGTAGGTGCTATTGCAGTATCCGATATTGTTCGTGAAGAGGCTAAAGCAGTGGTAGCTGACCTACAAAGTAAAGGGATTCAAGTATTGATGTTAACCGGTGATAACCAACAAGTTGCAGATTCAGTAGGACAAGCGCTCCATTTAGATGATGTCTTCGCGGAAGTTTTATCTGATGAAAAAGCCGACAAAATCAAATCACTACAAGCTGATGGTGGACGTGTTGCTATGGTTGGTGATGGGGTCAACGATGCGCCGGCCCTTGCACAAGCTGATTTAGGGATTGCAATTGGTGCAGGGACAGATGTTGCGAGAGAAACAGGCGATATCATCTTGGTTGATTCAAATATCCATGATGTCTTAAATATTCTTAACCTATCAAAAGCAACCAAACAAAAGATCAATCAAAACCTCATGTGGGGTGCGGGTTATAATGTGGTGGCTATTCCACTAGCGGCTGGTGTTTTAGCTGGATTAGGTATTGTCCTTGGGCCAGCATTGTCAGCTATCATTATGTCCTTGTCTACCGTTGTCTGTGCAGTGAATGCACGGATGTTACGCCGTGCTTATAAGAAACTACAAGCCAATTAA
- a CDS encoding metal-sulfur cluster assembly factor produces MSVSANTYGIVFKGEAVNHQKVIMAQLFEVIDPELGIDFPNLGLIYEVDLNLTGECTVVMTLTTSACPLVFVIEKDFQEKLSQIAIIKAVTVTITFDPVWSIQRLSPFACVCLGMPIQG; encoded by the coding sequence ATGTCCGTATCAGCAAACACATATGGGATTGTTTTTAAAGGAGAGGCTGTGAACCACCAAAAGGTCATAATGGCGCAATTATTCGAGGTTATCGACCCAGAGTTAGGGATTGATTTTCCAAATTTAGGTTTAATTTATGAAGTAGATCTAAATCTCACAGGTGAGTGTACTGTAGTGATGACCCTTACGACATCAGCTTGTCCATTAGTATTTGTGATTGAAAAGGACTTTCAGGAAAAACTGAGTCAAATAGCTATCATAAAGGCAGTGACTGTGACGATTACATTCGATCCTGTTTGGTCAATCCAACGACTAAGTCCTTTTGCCTGTGTCTGCCTAGGTATGCCGATTCAAGGATAA
- a CDS encoding immunity protein Imm33 domain-containing protein: protein MTKQLIPNGGNCLASVALLEGKQPLLWAFREKSLMPSDSGWRFFAATDTQTEVMDGKSVLLVDINKIAELEPTVAGIYWYPEGADFQLASKDGSKYFVYNDTFERVVPATNYKDLPLSSKAFAQHFNEATATATSNAMAESLQLSAEKVDMLKLLDLMHTNDAENLSDTEIFLNTGLLFGFVDMRNKALHMTLSDGQLDDIVGTMMDYFNLDRERANAYVHHYANLKHDGTAVAEQQLTMYGGKMYEWLKVDDFHAIKNEYANLVMHHRKAKMV from the coding sequence ATGACCAAGCAATTGATTCCAAACGGCGGTAATTGTTTAGCTTCGGTAGCACTACTTGAAGGTAAGCAACCATTATTATGGGCCTTCCGTGAAAAGAGCTTGATGCCAAGTGATAGTGGTTGGCGTTTTTTTGCTGCGACGGATACGCAAACTGAAGTGATGGATGGTAAGAGCGTACTTCTTGTCGACATTAATAAAATTGCTGAATTGGAACCAACTGTAGCGGGTATTTATTGGTATCCAGAAGGAGCTGATTTTCAGTTAGCCAGTAAAGATGGCAGCAAGTATTTCGTGTACAACGATACTTTTGAGCGAGTTGTACCGGCAACCAACTATAAGGATTTACCACTTTCGTCAAAAGCCTTCGCGCAACATTTTAATGAGGCTACGGCAACAGCAACCTCTAATGCCATGGCTGAAAGCTTACAATTATCAGCTGAAAAAGTGGATATGCTGAAACTATTAGATTTAATGCATACAAACGATGCAGAAAATCTATCGGATACGGAAATTTTTCTTAATACAGGCCTATTATTTGGCTTCGTAGATATGCGAAATAAAGCCCTACATATGACCTTATCAGATGGGCAATTGGATGATATCGTGGGAACCATGATGGATTACTTTAATCTAGACCGAGAGAGAGCCAATGCCTACGTTCACCATTACGCTAACTTAAAGCATGATGGTACAGCGGTTGCTGAACAACAATTGACGATGTATGGTGGCAAAATGTATGAATGGTTAAAAGTTGACGACTTTCATGCAATCAAAAATGAGTATGCTAACCTCGTGATGCATCATCGCAAAGCCAAAATGGTTTAG
- a CDS encoding deoxynucleoside kinase, whose translation MTMITVGGMIGLGKTTVTNLIRDELDFKPFYESVEDNIMLPYFYKASPEEQLLKRYPFLTQLDFLNSRFKTIKQASREDKTVLDRSIFEDWYFARVNTDIGRISEEEFSIYENLSRNMMEELAEIPRKHPDLMLYLHGSFETVMTRIENRGRDFEQGEELTNYYHRLWSGYDDWVKNHYNQSKVMFIDMEKYDLVKYPHHQNVLIQDIKDFMITNDIVTADTFK comes from the coding sequence ATGACAATGATAACCGTTGGTGGGATGATCGGCCTAGGTAAAACCACCGTTACAAATTTAATCAGAGATGAATTAGACTTTAAACCCTTCTACGAATCAGTTGAAGATAACATTATGCTGCCTTATTTTTACAAAGCTAGTCCAGAAGAGCAATTGTTGAAGCGTTATCCATTTTTAACACAATTGGATTTTTTGAATTCACGATTTAAAACAATTAAGCAAGCTTCTAGAGAAGATAAAACAGTTTTAGATCGATCTATTTTTGAAGATTGGTACTTTGCTAGAGTGAATACAGACATTGGCCGTATTAGTGAAGAAGAGTTTTCAATTTACGAAAATCTATCTCGTAATATGATGGAAGAATTAGCCGAAATCCCGCGCAAGCACCCTGATTTAATGCTATATCTACATGGCTCTTTTGAAACTGTTATGACCCGCATAGAAAATCGTGGGCGTGACTTTGAACAAGGAGAGGAACTCACCAACTATTACCACCGCTTATGGTCTGGTTATGATGATTGGGTGAAAAATCACTATAATCAATCTAAAGTGATGTTCATTGATATGGAAAAATACGACTTGGTCAAGTATCCCCACCATCAAAATGTCTTAATTCAAGATATTAAAGACTTTATGATCACAAATGATATTGTGACTGCCGACACATTTAAATAG
- a CDS encoding LrgB family protein: MNSLFDLFPSFGLFLTLGVYMIAMWVNKRLKTPIANPLLIAVILIIAILVIGKVNVPVYQESASFVSYLLTPATISLAIPVYKQRHILKENFWTIIITVVAAMVTSVVSVLIVAVIFNMDEEILRSVLSKSVTTAFAIDITEIIGGITPIIVGSVVLTGIFGVVVNEWIFKLLKIDSYFARGLAMGTSSHAMGTAESMKINELQGAMSSIAMVISGIVIAILVPIVAGFL, from the coding sequence ATGAATAGTTTATTTGATTTATTCCCCTCGTTTGGCTTATTCCTAACCTTAGGTGTATACATGATTGCCATGTGGGTAAACAAGAGATTAAAAACGCCGATTGCCAACCCATTGTTAATTGCAGTTATTTTAATTATTGCCATTTTAGTTATTGGCAAGGTAAATGTTCCTGTTTACCAAGAAAGCGCGAGCTTTGTGTCTTATCTGTTAACACCAGCAACTATTTCTTTAGCTATTCCTGTATATAAACAACGCCATATTTTAAAAGAAAACTTCTGGACAATTATTATTACAGTTGTGGCAGCAATGGTTACATCAGTTGTGAGTGTCTTGATTGTTGCTGTTATCTTTAATATGGATGAAGAAATTTTACGTTCAGTGTTATCTAAATCAGTAACAACAGCCTTCGCTATTGATATTACCGAAATTATTGGTGGGATTACACCGATTATTGTCGGTTCAGTTGTTTTGACGGGTATCTTTGGTGTTGTGGTGAACGAATGGATCTTCAAACTTCTAAAAATTGATTCATATTTTGCGCGTGGTTTAGCTATGGGTACTTCAAGTCACGCCATGGGTACAGCAGAATCAATGAAAATTAATGAACTCCAAGGGGCAATGTCTAGTATCGCCATGGTAATATCTGGTATTGTGATTGCTATTTTAGTACCAATCGTTGCAGGTTTCCTATAA
- the nrdG gene encoding anaerobic ribonucleoside-triphosphate reductase activating protein: protein MVEDKQEARPEDFLSEEDIKRAELIQKRLARRAQRAPKSPNNPEPKEWLAKDWSRGKIADYKAYNFVDGEGVRCSIYVSGCLFACPGCYNRVVQNFNYGIDYTEALQNQILEDIGASYCQGLTLLGGEPMLNTNVLLPLCQALRDRYGHSKDIWCWSGYTFEELLVDSEDKLALLDLIDVLVDGRFLQDQMDLTLQFRGSSNQRIIDVPASLQKNELVLWTNADGLPYK from the coding sequence ATGGTGGAAGACAAGCAAGAGGCGCGACCTGAAGACTTTCTTAGTGAAGAAGATATTAAACGGGCCGAATTAATTCAAAAGAGGTTAGCTAGAAGAGCCCAGCGCGCACCCAAATCCCCCAACAACCCAGAACCTAAAGAATGGTTAGCAAAAGATTGGTCTAGAGGAAAAATCGCTGACTACAAAGCTTATAACTTTGTGGATGGCGAAGGTGTTCGTTGTTCCATTTACGTCAGTGGTTGTCTCTTTGCTTGTCCAGGCTGCTACAACCGGGTTGTCCAGAATTTCAACTACGGAATTGATTACACTGAAGCACTACAAAATCAAATTTTGGAAGATATTGGGGCTAGTTACTGCCAAGGTTTGACCTTATTAGGTGGGGAACCTATGCTAAACACTAATGTCTTACTACCGCTATGCCAAGCTTTACGTGACCGCTATGGGCACAGTAAAGATATTTGGTGCTGGTCAGGTTATACCTTTGAAGAGTTACTAGTCGATTCAGAAGATAAACTTGCCCTCTTAGACTTAATCGATGTGTTGGTTGATGGTCGTTTCCTACAAGATCAAATGGATCTAACTTTACAGTTTAGGGGAAGTAGCAACCAGCGAATTATTGATGTCCCAGCGAGTCTTCAAAAGAATGAGCTTGTACTTTGGACAAATGCTGATGGCTTGCCATATAAGTAA
- a CDS encoding nucleoside 2-deoxyribosyltransferase encodes MDKRKDTSASTKLYLATPFFNPDQVRRVEEATKALNANPTVGVVHFPFDHQYKDTSFDRDPEGIFGSFEWQVATYQNDLSAMNTADAGVFLYDVENVDDGTAFELGFMRAMHKPAIVVLLSENGLEGKELNLMIARGGTYFMTDINELATYDFNHFPTNPLPDMDVI; translated from the coding sequence TTGGATAAACGTAAAGATACTTCAGCAAGCACTAAGCTATATCTAGCAACACCTTTTTTCAATCCTGACCAAGTTCGCCGTGTAGAGGAAGCGACAAAAGCCTTAAACGCGAACCCAACTGTTGGTGTTGTTCATTTCCCATTTGATCATCAATACAAAGACACATCTTTTGACCGTGATCCAGAAGGTATTTTTGGTTCATTCGAATGGCAAGTAGCGACTTACCAAAACGACCTATCTGCTATGAATACTGCAGACGCTGGTGTTTTCTTATATGACGTTGAAAACGTTGATGACGGTACAGCCTTTGAGTTAGGTTTCATGCGTGCTATGCACAAACCAGCTATCGTTGTCTTATTAAGCGAAAATGGTTTAGAAGGTAAAGAATTAAACTTGATGATTGCGCGTGGAGGTACTTACTTCATGACTGATATCAATGAATTAGCAACTTATGACTTCAATCACTTCCCAACAAACCCACTTCCAGACATGGATGTTATCTAA
- a CDS encoding CidA/LrgA family protein: MKYFKQAFIIIVITLIAEVLSHTLPVPLPASIYGMVILFVCLMTGVIKLEQVENVGEWLIAVMPAMFVVPGAGFITSWASLQPHLLSWSVIISVTTILVMAVAGLIAQSLQKRQNAKHGGENNE, encoded by the coding sequence GTGAAGTATTTTAAGCAAGCTTTTATTATTATTGTGATTACTTTAATCGCTGAAGTATTATCACATACATTACCTGTACCCTTGCCAGCCTCGATTTACGGTATGGTTATATTATTTGTCTGCTTAATGACTGGTGTGATTAAGCTGGAACAAGTTGAAAATGTAGGTGAATGGTTAATTGCCGTGATGCCTGCTATGTTCGTAGTGCCAGGTGCTGGTTTTATTACCTCTTGGGCAAGTTTACAGCCGCATTTGTTATCTTGGTCAGTGATTATTTCAGTGACAACTATCCTTGTAATGGCCGTTGCTGGTCTTATAGCGCAATCGCTACAAAAACGTCAGAATGCTAAGCATGGAGGAGAAAATAATGAATAG
- a CDS encoding DUF1858 domain-containing protein codes for MNPTDDFTVDFNQPVKTLIDDHPDLLALLVEIGFTPLEDPILRQSIGQFVTLNRGAKIAGVSVAFICQQLIYNGYQPIGVKKNNEKEAY; via the coding sequence ATGAACCCTACCGATGATTTCACTGTTGACTTTAACCAACCTGTCAAAACGCTCATCGACGACCATCCCGACCTATTAGCTTTATTAGTTGAAATTGGTTTTACCCCTTTGGAAGACCCAATCTTACGCCAATCTATCGGCCAATTTGTGACCCTTAATCGCGGTGCTAAAATCGCAGGCGTCTCCGTAGCATTTATCTGCCAACAACTGATTTACAATGGCTATCAACCAATTGGAGTAAAGAAAAATAATGAAAAAGAAGCATACTAA
- a CDS encoding branched-chain amino acid aminotransferase has product MTVDIKWEELGFEYMNLPYRWRAYWKDGEWYKSGLETENTIQIEEGAPILHYGQGAFEGLKAFKTKEGDIQVFRPDQNAKRLNASAARLVMPEVPEEDFIHAVKEVIKANAEYVPPYGTGASFYLRPTLIGVGDNIGVRAASEYIFTVFAMPVGPYFKGGMVPTAFTTSEFDRAAPHGTGAAKVGGNYAGSLQPGIEAKKQGYSDVVYLDPATHTKIEEVGSANFFGIEKDTNKFVTPKSPSILPSITKYSLLWLAEHRLGLEVEEGDVYIDDLDRFSEAGACGTAAVISPVSFITHNDHKHVFYSETEVGPITKKLYDEFVGIQNGDVEAPEGWIVKV; this is encoded by the coding sequence ATGACAGTAGATATCAAATGGGAAGAACTAGGTTTTGAATATATGAACTTGCCATACCGTTGGCGTGCCTATTGGAAAGATGGCGAATGGTATAAGAGTGGTTTGGAAACTGAAAATACGATTCAGATTGAAGAAGGGGCGCCTATTTTACATTACGGACAAGGTGCTTTTGAAGGATTGAAGGCTTTCAAAACAAAAGAAGGCGATATCCAAGTCTTTCGTCCTGATCAAAATGCGAAACGTTTAAATGCGTCAGCAGCCCGTCTAGTGATGCCTGAAGTGCCAGAAGAAGACTTCATTCATGCAGTTAAAGAAGTGATTAAAGCAAATGCTGAATACGTGCCACCATATGGTACGGGTGCTTCATTCTACCTACGTCCAACTTTAATTGGGGTAGGGGATAATATTGGTGTGCGCGCGGCTAGTGAATATATCTTCACTGTATTTGCCATGCCTGTTGGCCCTTACTTCAAGGGTGGTATGGTACCAACAGCCTTTACAACGTCTGAATTTGACCGTGCTGCACCTCATGGTACAGGGGCAGCGAAGGTTGGTGGAAACTATGCAGGTAGTTTACAACCAGGTATTGAAGCTAAGAAACAAGGCTACTCTGACGTTGTATATTTAGATCCGGCTACACATACAAAAATTGAAGAAGTAGGTTCCGCAAACTTCTTTGGTATTGAAAAAGATACCAATAAATTTGTGACCCCTAAATCACCTTCAATCTTACCGTCAATCACTAAATACTCATTACTTTGGTTAGCTGAACACCGTTTAGGCTTAGAAGTTGAAGAGGGCGATGTGTATATTGATGATTTAGACCGCTTTAGCGAAGCAGGAGCATGTGGTACAGCGGCTGTCATTTCACCAGTATCATTTATTACCCATAACGACCATAAACATGTATTCTATTCAGAAACTGAAGTAGGCCCAATCACTAAAAAATTGTATGATGAATTTGTGGGCATCCAAAATGGTGACGTTGAAGCACCTGAAGGCTGGATTGTTAAAGTTTAA
- a CDS encoding DUF438 domain-containing protein, with product MKKKHTNQEEQRLQVLTDMLTQLHHGVDPNCLQEAFNQHFSGVSAIEIAMMEQKIIYEDDNDITFEDVLKLCNVHARMFEDQVTGHSAVEIEQENHPVQVFKAENMAFRACINRINNIFKALEALNEEDPSRLDFTDGLKRQYQLLGQFEHHYTRKERVFFPLLEKYGYNAPPKVMWAKDDEIRDLFQAALKQVDLLRSKDFTERLATAKLAFADFEYEFKEMIFKEEAILINILAESLSSQDWAKVSEQSDIYGFAIIRPTGTWTSSDEKDDDQHEDTTPLTKNVDQPRKAIIESQRISFPDGAMLISWESKPEFQATESYQQAIIDPDMPLPVGDGFLSINQMRIILDRIPVTLTFINSAGHIQYTNYTLPCQDKTGFPFQYRENCQIGMAAQTLFPASVWKTIHPVFEKLKSGQEKAVSYWFQETSAGGTAMIYVKYQPLFDDDHQFLGIVECVQDIQRFIDIAPGTDRSVKGPDEADLKNKKLTTLVRLEENLTSKQSETIQFSDGYVQVDWYSHHNQLLTRPDQVAIDQPLDLENGYLSLAEFTSLMNTLPFEITYIDENFRFRYFNHVVPYDQMIFKRSPLEIGRDIEFCHPPRLWPKIAQLLDDLKNARLIIQPMSFSSPNFFAHIEYLATFDDQDQFRGVVEAVLDIQDYRNLANTEKHFF from the coding sequence ATGAAAAAGAAGCATACTAACCAAGAAGAACAACGATTACAGGTGCTTACTGACATGTTGACGCAACTTCATCATGGCGTAGACCCTAACTGTTTACAAGAAGCATTTAACCAGCACTTTTCCGGTGTTTCGGCCATTGAAATCGCCATGATGGAGCAAAAAATTATCTACGAAGACGATAATGACATCACCTTTGAAGATGTCTTGAAATTGTGTAACGTACATGCCCGCATGTTTGAAGACCAAGTAACAGGTCATTCAGCTGTAGAAATCGAACAAGAAAATCATCCCGTTCAGGTATTTAAAGCTGAAAACATGGCCTTTAGAGCCTGCATTAACCGAATCAACAATATTTTTAAAGCCTTAGAAGCCTTAAACGAAGAGGATCCTAGTCGCTTAGACTTTACAGACGGCCTGAAGCGGCAATACCAACTCTTAGGGCAATTTGAACACCACTATACTCGTAAAGAACGGGTTTTCTTTCCACTGCTTGAAAAATACGGTTATAATGCGCCACCCAAAGTTATGTGGGCCAAAGATGATGAGATTCGTGACCTATTTCAAGCAGCTTTAAAGCAAGTTGATTTATTAAGAAGTAAAGATTTTACAGAAAGATTAGCGACAGCAAAGTTAGCTTTTGCAGATTTTGAATATGAATTTAAGGAGATGATTTTTAAAGAGGAAGCCATTCTTATAAATATTCTAGCCGAAAGTTTGTCTAGTCAAGATTGGGCCAAGGTTAGTGAACAAAGTGATATTTACGGCTTTGCGATTATCCGACCTACAGGTACATGGACAAGTTCAGATGAAAAAGATGATGACCAACATGAAGACACTACACCACTTACCAAAAATGTAGACCAGCCACGTAAAGCCATCATTGAAAGCCAAAGAATCAGTTTTCCTGATGGCGCTATGCTCATCAGCTGGGAAAGCAAACCCGAATTTCAAGCTACAGAAAGCTACCAGCAAGCGATCATTGACCCTGACATGCCACTCCCTGTTGGCGATGGATTCTTATCTATCAACCAAATGCGGATTATCTTAGACCGGATACCAGTCACCCTTACCTTTATCAATTCAGCAGGACATATTCAATACACAAATTACACCCTGCCCTGTCAAGATAAGACGGGGTTCCCCTTTCAATATCGTGAAAATTGTCAGATAGGGATGGCTGCACAGACGCTTTTTCCAGCCAGTGTTTGGAAAACAATTCACCCAGTTTTTGAAAAACTAAAATCTGGTCAAGAAAAGGCTGTATCCTACTGGTTCCAAGAAACAAGCGCTGGGGGTACTGCAATGATTTATGTGAAATATCAACCACTATTCGATGATGATCATCAATTCTTAGGCATCGTCGAATGCGTCCAGGATATTCAACGGTTTATTGACATCGCCCCAGGCACAGACCGTTCTGTTAAAGGACCGGATGAAGCAGATTTAAAAAACAAAAAATTGACAACTTTAGTACGACTCGAAGAAAATCTCACTAGCAAACAAAGTGAAACGATACAATTTTCCGATGGATATGTACAGGTTGATTGGTATAGTCACCACAATCAACTGCTCACTAGACCAGACCAAGTGGCCATTGATCAACCATTAGACTTGGAAAATGGCTATCTATCCCTTGCTGAGTTCACCAGTTTAATGAACACCCTGCCTTTTGAAATTACCTATATAGACGAAAATTTTCGCTTTAGATATTTCAACCACGTGGTGCCTTATGATCAGATGATTTTCAAACGCTCACCTTTGGAAATCGGTCGTGACATTGAGTTTTGTCATCCACCACGCTTATGGCCAAAGATTGCGCAACTTTTAGATGATTTAAAAAATGCTCGTCTGATTATTCAGCCAATGAGCTTTTCTAGCCCTAATTTTTTTGCACATATCGAATACCTAGCCACTTTTGATGATCAAGATCAATTCCGCGGGGTAGTAGAGGCTGTCTTAGATATTCAAGACTACCGAAATTTAGCAAATACAGAAAAGCACTTTTTTTAA